Proteins from one Bos taurus isolate L1 Dominette 01449 registration number 42190680 breed Hereford chromosome 7, ARS-UCD2.0, whole genome shotgun sequence genomic window:
- the DOK3 gene encoding docking protein 3, translating to MEPLETPVKDGILYQQHVKFGKKCWRKVWGLLYAGGPSGVARLESWEVRDGGLGPAGDRSAGPGRRGERRIIRLADCVSVLPADGESCPRDTGAFLLTTTERSHLLAAEHRQAWMGPICQLAFPGTGESSSGSGEAEARQRSLVPMEENSIYSSWQEVGEFPVVVQRTEAATRCQLKGPYLLRLGQDAIQLSEPANPQALYTWPYCFLRKFGSDKGVFSFEAGRRCDSGEGLFAFSSARARDLCGALAAAIARQRERLPGPRPCPLPRATSLPSLEPPGELREGPPRPEAPGSRKMRAAEPGPQSLPPLLGPAVSEEPPAVLYASVCKRASVPPSAAAEHLYENLCAPDAGCRKLVEEGPGGGNPPDSPIYHNSQDLGWPGAAHDSSLEAQYRRLLELELADNGDEASGSGRPGAHSGFKAKLVTFLSRERKKGPAPCDRP from the exons AAATGCTGGCGGAAGGTATGGGGTCTACTCTATGCAGGAGGCCCCTCGGGCGTGGCCCGGCTAGAGAGCTGGGAGGTCCGGGATGGTGGCCTGGGGCCAGCAGGTGACAGGTCTGCGGGGCCTGGCCGGCGAGGAGAACGGCGGATCATTCGCCTGGCTGACTGTGTGTCTGTGCTACCGGCTGATGGTGAGAGCTGCCCCCGGGACACTGGTGCCTTCCTGCTCACCACCACGGAGCGAAGCCACCTGCTGGCCGCAGAGCACCGCCAGGCATGGATGGGCCCCATCTGTCAGCTGGCCTTCCCG GGCACAGGGGAGAGTTCCTCAGGATCTGGGGAGGCAGAGGCtcggcagaggagcctggtccccATGGAGGAGAACTCCATCTACTCTTCCTGGCAGGAAG TGGGCGAGTTCCCGGTGGTGGTGCAGAGGACGGAGGCAGCCACCCGCTGCCAGCTGAAGGGGCCCTACCTCCTGCGGCTGGGCCAGGACGCTATCCAGCTGAGCGAACCGGCCAACCCGCAGGCGCTCTACACCTGGCCCTACTGCTTCCTGCGAAAGTTCGGCTCCGACAAG GGCGTGTTCTCCTTTGAAGCCGGCCGCCGCTGCGACTCGGGCGAGGGCCTCTTCGCCTTCAGCAGCGCCCGCGCCCGCGACCTGTGCGGGGCCTTGGCCGCCGCCATCGCCCGCCAGCGGGAGCGGCTCCCGGGGCCCCGGCCCTGCCCTCTGCCGCGGGCCACCTCGCTGCCCTCGCTGGAGCCTCCAGGCGAGCTGCGGGAGGGGCCCCCGCGGCCCGAGGCGCCCGGCTCGCGGAAGATGCGCGCGGCCGAGCCCGGGCCACAGAGTCTGCCGCCGCTGCTGGGCCCCGCGGTCTCCGAGGAGCCGCCGGCAGTGCTCTACGCGTCCGTGTGCAAGCGGGCCAGCGTGCCCCCGAGCGCCGCCGCCGAACACCTGTACGAGAACTTGTGCGCGCCCGACGCCGGCTGCCGGAAGCTGGTGGAAGAGGGCCCGGGCGGCGGCAACCCCCCGGACAGCCCCATCTACCACAACAGCCAGGACCTGGGCTGGCCCGGCGCGGCCCACGACAGCAGCCTGGAGGCCCAGTACCGGCGGTTGCTGGAGCTGGAGCTGGCGGATAACGGCGACGAGGCCTCGGGGTCTGGCCGCCCGGGTGCGCACTCAGGCTTCAAGGCCAAGCTGGTGACATTTCTGAGCCGAGAGCGGAAGAAGGGCCCGGCCCCCTGCGACCGGCCCTGA